Below is a genomic region from Deltaproteobacteria bacterium.
GATGGGCGTTAAGGACATAGGCTTCGGCATTACAGTTTCCGACAGGAACGCCAGGGACATGATAGAGCTATACGAGCTCGCAAAGGCAATGGGCCTTGAGTTCGCCACCGCCGCTGTCCATAACTCGGATTACTTCCATAAATACGACAACACGATAAGGAACGAAAAGGAGGCGCTCGCGTGCTTCGAGGAGCTTATCGGCGAGCTCCTTTCATCCGGCAGGGTAAAGGACTGGTTCAGGGCCTATTTCAACTACGGCCTCATGAACTATATAAAGGGGAGGCCGAGGCTACTGCCCTGCGAGGCCGGGACCGAGAACTTTTTCGTTGACCCCTTCGGCGAGGTCCTTCCCTGCAACGGGGTGGAAAAAGACGTATGGGCCGGGAGCATGGGGAACCTCGCTACCGATGATTTCGATTCCATCTGGAACGGCGAGAAGGCAAGGGCGCTCCGCGAAAAGGTCAGGACTTGCCCGAAGAACTGCTGGATGATAGGGACAGCCGCGCCTGTGATGAAGAAATACATCACAAAGCCGCTTTCGTGGGTCGCAAGGAACAAGGTGAAAAGCCTCCTCGGGAGAAAACCCTGCCTCGATTGTTGAGGCCGATGGTTTCCGGAAGGAATAATTCGAATTGAGAATAGTCGTCCTTGGAACGAGGGGCTTCCCCGGCGTGCAGGGCGGGGTTGAAAAGCACTGCGAGGAGCTTTATCCGAGGCTTGCTAAACTCGGGTGCGACATTACCGTCATCACGAGGGCCCCTTACATCTCACCTGGAAAAAGAAATGACGAGTGGCGCGGCCTCAAATTCGCGCACCTCTGGTGCCCTAAAAAGAAATCATTCGAGGCCATTACGCACACCCTGCTCGGCCTTTTCGAGGCGAGGAGGCTTAAGCCCGACATATTGCATATCCACGGGATCGGCCCTGCGCTCCTTGCCCCTGCGGCAAAGAGGCTCGGGCTGAGCGTCGTCATGACCCATCACGGCCCCGACTACAAACGCGCCAAGTGGGGGAGGGCCGCCCGGCAGGTGCTTAAGCGCGGAGAAAGAAACGGGGTCCTCGCGAGCGACGCCGTCATATCCATATCAAACGGGATAAGGGAAGACCTCAGGGCGCTTTACGGCAGGGATTCTTTTCTCATACCGAACGGTGTTACCGTTAGAAAGCCGGCGCCCCCCGGGGCAGGGCTCGGGCGCTTCGGCCTCCTTCCGGGAAAATACATGTTCCTTGCCTGCAGGTTCGTCGAGGAGAAGGGCATTCACGACCTCATCGCCGCCTATTCCGCGCTCAAGGCCCCCGGCCACAAGCTCGTCATAGCCGGGGACGCTGACCATGAGACAGAGTACAGCAAGAGAGTAAAGCAATTGGCCGCGTCCACGGAAGGGGTAGTCCTTGCAGGGTTCCAGACCGGCGAGACCCTTTCAGAGCTTTTTTCAAACGCGGCCTGCTTCGTCCTCCCCTCATATCACGAAGGCCTTCCGATTGCGCTTTTAGAAGCACTGAGCTACGGACTTCCTTCGCTCGTTAGCGACATCCCGGCTCACAGGGAGCTTCCGTTAAACGGCGAGGTCTACTTCAAGCCCGGGGACCGGGAGGCGCTCGCAAAGGCGCTTTCAATCGCGATGGAAGGCGGCTTCGAGGCGGAAAGGCGCAAATACACAGGCATCATCGAGGCCAGGTTCGATTGGGACTCCATAGCCGCGAGCACCCTCGATGTCTACAGGGAGGTACTGATAGGCTCCGCGTCCGCATCGAAAAGCGGGCATCCCGTCCTCGGCCTGCGGTAGGTTTCGTCCTTATTTCCTCTTAAGCGCTCCTCCAGCACCCTCTGCCACCGGTCTCGAATGGCAGCGGTTGCAGTCCGCGAACTTGAACGCCACCTTCTGATGGCATGCGCCGCAGGATGCCCCGCCTGCCATGTCCTTCATGCTTGCCGCGTTCGCGCCGAGCGCGTCCTTGAAGAAAGACTGGTGGCAGGACGAGCACACGACCCGCTCTGAATGGGTCTTGTGGCTGAAGACGACATTATTCACATACGGCATGGGGGATTCGAACAGTATCTCATTGTCTCTCGTCTCGTCGGCTTTCTCGACGGGCGCCCCTTCAAGCGATACAATGGGCTTCCTGGCCTTTCCCAAAAGGCCCCAGTCTATGTTGCCGAACCTGTCGAAGGGCAGGGCCTTCTCCGGGAAGAGGTCGAGATTAAGCCCGGTCCCGAGCCGTGCAGATGTCTCCCTGAGCTTCGAGGTGTCCGCCTTTTTCGGGTCGAGAAGGTGGGCCTCGCCTGGCGTACCGACGCTATGGCACCTGTCGCAGCTCTCGGCGGCGCTGAACGCTGTCGTGCCGTTGTGGCACTGCCCGCAAAGCCCCCCGCCGAATATCTCCGCCATCCCTATGGTGCCGGTCTTTTTCATCTCGAAGAGAGCGGGGTGGCAGGCCTTGCACTCGAAATTGATCCTGTGGACCCAGTGTGGGAAGATGACCGGAGCCATCCCGGCTGCCTCGGCCTTTTCCCTCATCAGTATG
It encodes:
- a CDS encoding radical SAM protein, whose product is MEASVIVTYRCNARCHMCNTWEYPTRPREEIKSRVLEKLPPLAFCNITGGEPFLRDDIDEIVSVLRKKAKRVVISTNGYFTEKVLAVARRNPGIGVRISIEGLPAANDELRGLKDGFDRGLRTLLELHRMGVKDIGFGITVSDRNARDMIELYELAKAMGLEFATAAVHNSDYFHKYDNTIRNEKEALACFEELIGELLSSGRVKDWFRAYFNYGLMNYIKGRPRLLPCEAGTENFFVDPFGEVLPCNGVEKDVWAGSMGNLATDDFDSIWNGEKARALREKVRTCPKNCWMIGTAAPVMKKYITKPLSWVARNKVKSLLGRKPCLDC
- a CDS encoding glycosyltransferase family 4 protein — protein: MRIVVLGTRGFPGVQGGVEKHCEELYPRLAKLGCDITVITRAPYISPGKRNDEWRGLKFAHLWCPKKKSFEAITHTLLGLFEARRLKPDILHIHGIGPALLAPAAKRLGLSVVMTHHGPDYKRAKWGRAARQVLKRGERNGVLASDAVISISNGIREDLRALYGRDSFLIPNGVTVRKPAPPGAGLGRFGLLPGKYMFLACRFVEEKGIHDLIAAYSALKAPGHKLVIAGDADHETEYSKRVKQLAASTEGVVLAGFQTGETLSELFSNAACFVLPSYHEGLPIALLEALSYGLPSLVSDIPAHRELPLNGEVYFKPGDREALAKALSIAMEGGFEAERRKYTGIIEARFDWDSIAASTLDVYREVLIGSASASKSGHPVLGLR